The Vibrio bathopelagicus genomic sequence GGCATTGATTACGGCAAAAGCCTTGAAGCTCTGAAAGCCTACAATGGTTTGACGCATCGTTGCCAAGTAGTGGCTGACAAACGTGAAATCAAATGGGTTAATGATTCGAAAGCGACCAACGTAGCCAGTACATTGGCTGCTCTGTCGGGCTTAGAGTACCAAGGTACTCTGTATCTTTTGGTTGGTGGTGTGGGTAAAGGTGCCGACTTTAGCGAGCTTAAACCTGTGTTGGCGCAACTAGATCGTGTTCAACTGTGTTGCTTTGGGGAAGATGCAGCACAGTTTATGCCATTACATCCATCGGCTAAGACATTTGATACCATGCGTGACATCATCGAGCGTATCTCTGCACAATTGGTGTCGGGTGACATGGTGATGCTGTCTCCTGCGTGTGCAAGCTTCGATCAATTTAATAACTTCATGGCGAGAGGTGATGCGTTCACTGAACTTGCCCATGAATATGCCTAACGTGTTGAAGGACTAACATTCAGTGCAAAGAGTGAAAGAGATCAATCAATCTATTTGGCAATGGCTTAATCGTGCCACACCAGAGGCGCTCTACGATCGTCAATTGGTATGGATTGCTCTTGGACTGATGCTGACCGGTTTGGTAATGGTAACGTCGGCTTCGTTCCCAATCAGTGCTCGTTTAACCGATCAGCCGTTTCACTTTATGTTCCGTCACGCCATTTTCTTGGTATTAGCGTTATGTGTATCTAGCGTAATACTTCAAATCCCAATGAAGCGTTGGTTTCAATACAGCATGTATCTACTGGGTTTATCCTTCTTTTTGCTGGTTGTGGTATTAGCTGTCGGTAAGTCGGTTAACGGCGCATCACGCTGGATTCCGCTTGGGCTGTTTAACTTACAGCCTGCCGAAGTCGCTAAATTATCACTTTTTATCTTTATGGCGGGCTACTTAGTTCGTAAGCAAGACGAAGTGAGGAAAACCTTCTTCGGTGGCTTTGGTAAGCCAATTATGGTGTTTGGTGCCTTTGCGGTATTACTCCTTGGCCAACCCGATTTAGGTACCGTTGTTGTAATGCTGGTTACCTTATTTGGCATGCTATTTATCGCGGGTGCCAAGCTTTCACAATTTATTGCCTTAATGGTGGCGGGTATTGCCGCGGTCGTCGGCTTGATTGTTATAGAACCCTACCGTGTTCGACGTGTGACCTCATTCTGGGAACCTTGGAATGATCCGTTTGGCAGTGGCTACCAGTTAACTCAATCACTGATGGCATTTGGTCGTGGTGATTGGATGGGACAAGGTCTTGGTAACTCGGTTCAGAAGTTAGAATATTTACCAGAAGCACATACCGATTTTGTGTTTGCTGTATTGGCTGAAGAGTTGGGCTTTGTTGGCGTGACTTTAGTGCTGATCCTTATTTTTAGTTTGGTGCTTAAAGCGATTCTAATTGGTAAAAAAGCCTTCGAAAACGACCAGTTATTCAGTGGCTACCTTGCTTTTGGTATTGGAATTTGGTTTGCATTCCAGACGCTTGTTAACGTAGGCGCGGCGTCGGGTATCGTTCCAACCAAAGGCCTAACATTGCCATTAATCAGTTACGGCGGGTCAAGTTTGATCGTGATGTCGGTGGCGGTTTCTATGCTGCTACGTATCGATCACGAATGCCGAATACAACAAAAAGAACAAGCCGACAATCAAAACGAATTAGCAGAATAAGAATCTAACGTGATGAAAAAAAACAAAAAACTTTTAGTGATGGCTGGTGGTACTGGCGGTCACGTTTTCCCTGGCTTAGCGGTGGCTAAAAAGCTTCAGCAACAAGGTTGGGAAATTCGCTGGTTAGGAACTGCGGACAGAATGGAAGCGGATCTGGTGCCAAAACATGGTATTGAGATCGACTTCATTAAGGTGAAAGGCCTGCGTGGTCAAGGCATTAGCAAGCTAATTAAAGCGCCATTCCAGATTATTAATGCCATACTTCAAGCAAGACAGCACATCAAAGCATGGCAACCAGATGTGGTGCTTGGAATGGGGGGGTACGTGAGTGGTCCCGGAGGTATCGCGGCATGGTTATCCGGTATTCCTGTGGTTCTGCATGAACAAAATGCAGTGGCTGGTTTAACCAACCAATGGCTATCTAAAATTGCTAAAAAAGTGTTCCAAGCTTTCCCCGGTGCTTTTCCAACGGCTGATGTTGTGGGTAACCCTGTACGTGAAGATGTTGTTGCCTTAGCTGAACCCGAGCAACGCATGGCAGGGCGTGACGGTGATGTTCGTATCCTCGTGATGGGTGGCAGTCAGGGCGCTAAGATCTTGAACGATACCTTGCCAGTTACCATGGCCCAGCTTGGTGAAGGTTTTACAGTGGTGCATCAAGCCGGTAAGAACAATCAACAGCAAGTGATTGAACAATACAAATCACATTCTGTAGATAATGTTCAAGTGACTGAATTTATTGATGATGTGGCGCAAGCTTATGAGTGGGCAGATCTATTAGTGTGTCGCTCAGGTGCATTAACCGTATCGGAAGTGTCTGCAGCCGGCGTGGGTTCTATTTTCGTTCCGTTTATGCACAAAGACAGACAGCAAGCGCTGAATGCCGATCACCTCGTTGAATGTGGCGCAGCGTTAATGATTGAACAGCCTCAACTGACGGCTGATAAGCTAGCGAATACTATCGCTCAGCTTGATAGAAATGAATTAAAAATGATGGCAACAAAAGCTCGTCAGGCAGCCAAGCTTGATGCGGATGTGACCGTCGCTAAAGCGATTAAAGCTTTAGCAAAATAATGAGATTGAATTGATGACGATTGAACATACCCAAGACTTAGCGCAAATCCGTGCAATGGTGCCAGAGATGCGCCGTGTTAAATCTATCCACTTCATTGGTATTGGTGGCGCAGGAATGAGCGGGATTGCTGAAGTCTTGCTTAATGAAGGCTACCAGATCACGGGTTCCGACATTGCTCAAAACCCAGTGACCGATCGTTTAGTTAGCAAGGGCGCGACCGTTTATATCGGTCACCAAGCAAGTAACGTTGCCGAAGCAAGTGTGGTAGTGGTTTCAACCGCTATCAACGAAGAAAATCCAGAGATTATTGCCGCTCGAGAAGCGCGCACACCTATCGTTCGTCGTGCTGAAATGCTGGCTGAGCTGATGCGTTTTCGTCATGGAATTGCTGTGGCAGGTACGCACGGTAAAACAACTACCACTGCACTAGTTACACAGATTTACTCGGAAGCGGGTTTAGATCCAACCTTCGTAAACGGTGGTTTGGTGAAGAGTGTAGGTACGAATGCTCGTCTAGGCTCTAGTCGTATTCTTATCGCTGAAGCCGATGAAAGCGATGCGTCATTCTTACATCTGCAACCAATGGTTAGTATCGTCACTAACATTGAAGCGGATCATATGGATACCTACGGCGGCGATTTCGAGACGCTAAAGCAGACGTTTATTGATTTCTTACATAACCTGCCATTCTATGGTCAGGCTGTGATGTGTGTTGATGACCCGGTAGTACGTGAGCTTATTCCTCAGGTTAGTCGCCAAGTGATTACCTACGGCTTCTCAGAAGATGCTGACATCCGAATTGAAAACTACGTACAAGAAGGCCAGCAAGGTAAGTTCACTGTCGTTCGTGAAGGCAAAGCTAATCTTGATATCACGCTGAACATTCCGGGGCGTCATAATGCACTGAATGCCTCTGCAGCGATTGCGGTGGCAACGGAAGATGACATCAGCGATGAAGCGATCCTAAAAGCGATGGCAGGAACCGAAGGCACAGGCCGTCGTTTTGATCACCTAGGTGAATACGAAACGGGTAAAGGTATTGCAATGTTGGTTGATGATTACGGTCATCATCCAACTGAAGTTGATGTAACGATTCAAGCTGCTCGCAGTGGTTGGACAGACAAACGTCTCGTGATGATCTTCCAGCCGCACCGTTATAGTCGCACTCGCGATCTGTATGATGATTTCGCGAATGTTCTTGAGCAAGTAGATGTACTTATTCTATTAGATGTTTATTCTGCCGGTGAGAAACCAATTGCAGGAGCAGACGGACGTTCACTAAGTCGAACTATTCGCGGGCGTGGTAAGATAGATCCAATTTTTGTTGCTGATATCAACACTCTGCCATCTGTTTTAGCTAACGTAATTCAAGGTGGTGACCTTGTTTTAACGCAAGGCGCAGGTGATGTTGGTCGTGTTGCTAAGCAACTCGAATCGTTACAGTTAGACATTAATAAGATGCAGAACGCGTAACAGAATACTGTCTACAGACTGTGGTCAATCGCTCACTTCTTGCGATTGACCTAAAATTGACCAAAAATCTTATTATCAACGTTTGATAGTTTGATTTTGCTCAGTATAATTCATAGGTTAAAGTAAGTGCTTTTACCTCTATTACGAAGATAGGGAATAGAATTGCGAACCAACGACAGGGAATGCGGGCTTTGGTAGAAAGTACTTTTAGCGAAAACCGCCACCTATTCAGTTTACCATCGCTCAAGAAACACGCCTTAGGCGGGTCTTTTTTAGTCGTGGTATTGCTATTCATTGGGTTTCTTTTCTATACCACACTGACTTGGATGTGGGACGATCAGCGATTGCCTCTTTCCAAAATAGTACTTCAAGGCGACTTAACTTATGTAACGGCTGGTGATGTTCAGCATGCTTTTGGCGAGTTAGAACATATTGGCACCTTCATGTCGCAAGATATTGGGGTATTACAAGACAGTTTAGAGGCGTTACCTTGGGTATCTGTTGTCTCGATTCGTAAACAGTGGCCAGACACAATAAAAGTATTTTTGACTGAATACCAAGCGGCAGCAATCTGGAATGGCAACATGCTGCTCAACGAAAACGGTCAAGTGTTTAATGGCGATATCGGCCTGTTAAAGGGTGATAGAGTTAAGCTTTATGGCCCGGAAGGGACCAGCCAAGAAGTGATAGCAAAATGGCGACAGATAACTCCTTTGATTAACAGTCTAGGATTAACCGTTACCTCACTTGTTCTTAATGAACGTCGCGCTTGGCAAATAATCCTAGATAACGGTATCCGTTTAGAACTAGGTAAAGATTCTTTAAATGAGCGTGTTGAACGCTTTATTTCGCTTTATAACGAATTAGGAAGTAAAGCGAATCAAGTGAGCTACATCGACCTCAGGTATGATACGGGAGCCGCTGTAGGTTGGTTTCCAGAGCAAGAGTTAGAAGAGAGCAGAAATGACTAAGACCGCAGATGACAACATAATCGTTGGTCTTGATATAGGCACTGCGACCATATCAGCTCTAGTTGGTGAAATACTGCCTGATGGTCAAATCAATATCATTGGTTCAGGGCAAAGCCCATCCAGAGGTATGGATAAAGGTGGTGTAAACGACCTAGAGTCGGTAGTGAAATCGGTTCAGCGAGCGATTGATCAAGCAGAGTTGAT encodes the following:
- the ftsW gene encoding cell division protein FtsW — its product is MQRVKEINQSIWQWLNRATPEALYDRQLVWIALGLMLTGLVMVTSASFPISARLTDQPFHFMFRHAIFLVLALCVSSVILQIPMKRWFQYSMYLLGLSFFLLVVVLAVGKSVNGASRWIPLGLFNLQPAEVAKLSLFIFMAGYLVRKQDEVRKTFFGGFGKPIMVFGAFAVLLLGQPDLGTVVVMLVTLFGMLFIAGAKLSQFIALMVAGIAAVVGLIVIEPYRVRRVTSFWEPWNDPFGSGYQLTQSLMAFGRGDWMGQGLGNSVQKLEYLPEAHTDFVFAVLAEELGFVGVTLVLILIFSLVLKAILIGKKAFENDQLFSGYLAFGIGIWFAFQTLVNVGAASGIVPTKGLTLPLISYGGSSLIVMSVAVSMLLRIDHECRIQQKEQADNQNELAE
- the murG gene encoding undecaprenyldiphospho-muramoylpentapeptide beta-N-acetylglucosaminyltransferase, with translation MKKNKKLLVMAGGTGGHVFPGLAVAKKLQQQGWEIRWLGTADRMEADLVPKHGIEIDFIKVKGLRGQGISKLIKAPFQIINAILQARQHIKAWQPDVVLGMGGYVSGPGGIAAWLSGIPVVLHEQNAVAGLTNQWLSKIAKKVFQAFPGAFPTADVVGNPVREDVVALAEPEQRMAGRDGDVRILVMGGSQGAKILNDTLPVTMAQLGEGFTVVHQAGKNNQQQVIEQYKSHSVDNVQVTEFIDDVAQAYEWADLLVCRSGALTVSEVSAAGVGSIFVPFMHKDRQQALNADHLVECGAALMIEQPQLTADKLANTIAQLDRNELKMMATKARQAAKLDADVTVAKAIKALAK
- the murC gene encoding UDP-N-acetylmuramate--L-alanine ligase, with protein sequence MTIEHTQDLAQIRAMVPEMRRVKSIHFIGIGGAGMSGIAEVLLNEGYQITGSDIAQNPVTDRLVSKGATVYIGHQASNVAEASVVVVSTAINEENPEIIAAREARTPIVRRAEMLAELMRFRHGIAVAGTHGKTTTTALVTQIYSEAGLDPTFVNGGLVKSVGTNARLGSSRILIAEADESDASFLHLQPMVSIVTNIEADHMDTYGGDFETLKQTFIDFLHNLPFYGQAVMCVDDPVVRELIPQVSRQVITYGFSEDADIRIENYVQEGQQGKFTVVREGKANLDITLNIPGRHNALNASAAIAVATEDDISDEAILKAMAGTEGTGRRFDHLGEYETGKGIAMLVDDYGHHPTEVDVTIQAARSGWTDKRLVMIFQPHRYSRTRDLYDDFANVLEQVDVLILLDVYSAGEKPIAGADGRSLSRTIRGRGKIDPIFVADINTLPSVLANVIQGGDLVLTQGAGDVGRVAKQLESLQLDINKMQNA
- a CDS encoding cell division protein FtsQ/DivIB; its protein translation is MRALVESTFSENRHLFSLPSLKKHALGGSFLVVVLLFIGFLFYTTLTWMWDDQRLPLSKIVLQGDLTYVTAGDVQHAFGELEHIGTFMSQDIGVLQDSLEALPWVSVVSIRKQWPDTIKVFLTEYQAAAIWNGNMLLNENGQVFNGDIGLLKGDRVKLYGPEGTSQEVIAKWRQITPLINSLGLTVTSLVLNERRAWQIILDNGIRLELGKDSLNERVERFISLYNELGSKANQVSYIDLRYDTGAAVGWFPEQELEESRND